In the Pseudanabaena sp. PCC 7367 genome, one interval contains:
- the rpoD gene encoding RNA polymerase sigma factor RpoD — protein sequence MSKAITTYSDSDVITPGDDKVEQAAAAKINDLVHDDGDNILHVAKEDDNSVSTDNGDKAAQAEADAISDEQAATQAKAAKKTTRKRATQTKKKHYTEDSIRLYLQEIGRIRLLRADEEIELARKIADLLELEQQREELANEMGLDDPEEVSDSDWAVKVDMPLPRFRRRLYEGRRAKDKMVQSNLRLVVSIAKKYMNRGLSFQDLIQEGSLGLIRAAEKFDHEKGYKFSTYATWWIRQAITRAIADQSRTIRLPVHLYETISRIKKTTKLLSQEMGRKPTEEEIATRMEMTIEKLRFIAKSAQLPISLETPIGKEEDSRLGDFIESDGETPDDQVAKNLLREDLENVLGTLSPRERDVLKLRYGLDDGRMKTLEEIGQIFNVTRERIRQIEAKALRKLRHPNRNSVLKEYIR from the coding sequence ATGAGCAAAGCCATTACCACTTACTCAGACTCAGATGTTATAACTCCTGGCGATGACAAAGTTGAACAAGCCGCAGCCGCAAAGATCAATGATCTAGTTCATGATGATGGAGATAATATTCTTCACGTTGCTAAGGAGGATGATAATTCCGTGAGTACTGATAATGGCGATAAGGCTGCCCAGGCAGAAGCAGATGCGATCAGCGATGAGCAAGCAGCAACTCAAGCCAAAGCAGCTAAAAAAACTACCCGCAAACGGGCTACCCAAACCAAGAAGAAGCATTATACCGAAGACTCAATTCGCCTCTATTTGCAGGAAATTGGTCGGATTCGCCTCCTCAGAGCCGACGAAGAAATTGAACTAGCCCGTAAGATCGCTGATTTGTTGGAATTAGAGCAACAGCGCGAAGAATTAGCCAATGAGATGGGTTTAGATGATCCCGAAGAGGTCAGCGATTCCGATTGGGCGGTGAAGGTAGATATGCCGCTGCCCCGCTTCCGTCGCCGTTTGTATGAGGGTCGCCGCGCCAAGGATAAAATGGTGCAATCGAACCTGCGACTGGTAGTTTCGATCGCCAAGAAATATATGAATCGGGGTCTGTCATTCCAGGACTTAATTCAAGAGGGCAGCCTGGGCTTGATTCGTGCCGCTGAAAAGTTTGATCATGAAAAGGGCTACAAGTTCTCTACCTATGCTACCTGGTGGATCAGGCAGGCGATCACCCGCGCGATCGCTGACCAATCCCGCACGATCCGATTGCCAGTTCACCTCTATGAGACAATCTCGCGGATCAAAAAAACCACCAAGCTGCTATCGCAGGAAATGGGTCGCAAACCTACCGAAGAAGAAATTGCTACCCGCATGGAAATGACGATCGAGAAGTTGCGGTTCATTGCCAAGTCGGCGCAATTGCCAATTTCGTTGGAAACGCCGATCGGCAAGGAAGAAGATTCTCGTCTGGGTGATTTCATTGAATCCGATGGTGAAACCCCCGATGATCAGGTGGCCAAAAATTTGCTGCGTGAAGATCTTGAGAATGTATTGGGTACGCTCAGTCCCCGTGAACGAGATGTGCTGAAGCTGCGCTATGGCCTAGATGATGGCCGGATGAAGACCCTTGAAGAGATCGGCCAGATTTTTAACGTCACCCGCGAGCGGATTCGCCAGATTGAGGCTAAGGCTTTGCGTAAGCTGCGCCATCCTAATCGTAATAGTGTCTTAAAAGAATATATTCGATAG
- a CDS encoding DUF2854 domain-containing protein has translation MLGKFSLASLALVLGTIITVIGFAAYVSGNSTLNLIGFFYGIPILLGGLALKSAEIKPAQFIKETKAAIAQLRQDTATDTQKQILKDVTRYRYGIEAHLDVVLEKLGLSPTDQERPVLLGVYEEAAATQEQADRNGAYTLVLRFESPLIGWETWQQKQEKFTKFFGPGIVADLTQPEDKVVDLKLVRDMGSEAA, from the coding sequence ATGCTTGGCAAATTTTCACTGGCTTCGCTAGCCTTGGTCTTGGGCACGATCATCACAGTAATTGGCTTTGCTGCCTATGTCAGTGGTAATTCTACTTTAAATCTAATTGGGTTTTTCTATGGCATTCCCATTCTCTTAGGTGGCTTAGCGCTGAAATCCGCTGAAATTAAACCAGCTCAGTTTATTAAGGAAACGAAGGCAGCGATCGCACAACTGCGCCAGGATACGGCAACCGATACCCAAAAGCAAATTCTTAAGGATGTGACCCGCTATCGCTATGGGATTGAAGCCCATCTGGATGTGGTGCTAGAAAAACTGGGTTTGAGCCCCACCGATCAAGAACGCCCGGTTTTGTTGGGGGTTTATGAAGAAGCGGCAGCAACCCAGGAGCAAGCAGATCGCAATGGTGCCTATACCCTGGTGTTGCGGTTTGAATCACCATTGATCGGCTGGGAAACTTGGCAGCAAAAGCAAGAAAAATTCACTAAGTTTTTTGGCCCTGGCATTGTCGCCGATCTTACTCAACCAGAAGACAAGGTCGTCGATCTTAAGCTGGTCAGAGACATGGGTAGTGAAGCGGCTTAG
- a CDS encoding L-threonylcarbamoyladenylate synthase, with translation MALVSMAALVTGARSGQVVSFPTDTVPALAAIGDRASSIYKLKDRPSHKPLILMAAQLTDFLSFIDPALEPQTIDKFAQLAEKHWPGALTIILPASELGRSLNVNMTTIGMRIPADPVAIAILQQTGPLLTTSANLSGAAPIDTTAAIAAQFPTVLALGEIPDTYDPNIVTGSGQPSTVIEWSNSGWLVRRQGQIAI, from the coding sequence ATGGCATTAGTGTCAATGGCAGCTTTGGTGACAGGGGCAAGATCGGGGCAGGTGGTGAGTTTCCCCACTGATACTGTGCCAGCACTGGCAGCGATCGGCGATCGGGCTAGTTCTATCTATAAACTTAAGGATCGCCCCAGCCATAAGCCGTTGATTTTAATGGCGGCGCAATTAACTGATTTTTTGAGCTTTATTGATCCTGCCCTAGAGCCCCAGACGATCGATAAATTTGCCCAGCTAGCAGAAAAGCATTGGCCAGGAGCCCTGACAATTATTTTGCCCGCCAGTGAATTGGGGCGGAGCTTGAATGTGAATATGACCACGATCGGGATGCGGATTCCGGCTGATCCAGTGGCGATCGCCATTTTGCAGCAGACAGGCCCCTTGCTAACTACCAGTGCCAACCTTAGTGGTGCTGCGCCGATCGATACAACCGCTGCGATCGCCGCCCAATTTCCCACGGTTTTAGCGCTGGGCGAGATTCCTGACACCTATGATCCAAATATAGTTACAGGCAGCGGCCAACCCTCGACTGTTATAGAATGGTCAAACTCTGGCTGGTTGGTGCGGCGGCAAGGCCAGATTGCAATTTAA
- a CDS encoding zf-TFIIB domain-containing protein — MRCPKQKNTELVASKLDGDLKCSHCESCQGHWLSADDYETWRSQQEKPKKPLSGLDFDLEFQPSEYDAKAGLCPECGSYLARTRIDLKQPFYLERCAGCGGMWLDRGEWETIKKLNLHVVLPHVFSSQWQIVMREMLQTEHERQAVIEKLGKDLAEQLFKLTDAIESHEHGDFAAAYIMRRFDRDKYLDLNLNS, encoded by the coding sequence ATGCGCTGTCCCAAACAAAAAAACACCGAATTAGTTGCCAGTAAATTAGATGGCGATCTCAAATGTAGCCATTGTGAAAGTTGTCAGGGGCATTGGTTGTCGGCGGATGACTATGAAACCTGGCGATCGCAGCAGGAGAAGCCAAAGAAGCCCCTATCGGGTTTAGATTTTGATTTGGAATTCCAGCCCTCTGAGTATGATGCCAAGGCAGGACTATGCCCCGAATGTGGTAGCTATTTGGCTCGCACTCGCATCGATCTCAAGCAGCCCTTTTATCTAGAGCGTTGCGCTGGTTGCGGTGGCATGTGGCTCGATCGCGGTGAGTGGGAAACCATTAAAAAACTAAATTTGCACGTGGTACTACCCCATGTCTTTTCTAGTCAGTGGCAAATTGTGATGCGCGAGATGTTGCAGACAGAACATGAACGCCAGGCAGTGATTGAGAAATTGGGCAAAGACCTGGCCGAGCAGCTATTTAAACTAACTGATGCGATCGAAAGCCATGAGCATGGCGACTTCGCGGCTGCATATATTATGCGTCGGTTCGATCGGGATAAGTATTTAGATCTCAACCTAAATAGCTAA
- a CDS encoding single-stranded DNA-binding protein produces MSLNLINLVGRTGRDPDVKYFESGSVKCSVSLAVDRRSRNRDEPPDWFELEMWGRTAEVAANYVKKGKLIGITGSLKLDRWQDRSTGEDRQKPIILVNRLELLGSRRDNENSGGGYDDDF; encoded by the coding sequence ATGAGCCTGAATTTGATCAATCTGGTGGGACGCACCGGTAGAGACCCAGATGTTAAATATTTTGAGTCTGGTTCAGTGAAATGTAGTGTTTCATTGGCAGTCGATCGGCGATCGCGCAATCGAGACGAACCACCGGATTGGTTTGAATTAGAAATGTGGGGTAGAACCGCTGAAGTCGCGGCTAATTATGTCAAAAAGGGCAAGCTAATTGGCATTACTGGCTCACTCAAGCTCGATCGCTGGCAGGATCGCTCCACCGGCGAAGATCGCCAAAAGCCAATTATTCTGGTCAATCGCTTGGAATTACTGGGCTCCCGCCGGGATAATGAGAATAGCGGCGGTGGTTATGATGATGATTTTTAA
- a CDS encoding putative quinol monooxygenase, which produces MNYKSISPIRKVCDRRRRILAAGLAIASSFGIGLNVAKIANAEVIAQAQSNQKIKQVEKTNFSGLLVILAARFKIKPEKREDFLALAEEAIARTQEEPGVISYNLFEDPNEPNSFIFFEQWKSRKSLDVHLEADYTARLLARFGDFVDSEPSTKVYRVQSIDFVLD; this is translated from the coding sequence ATGAATTACAAATCTATCTCGCCAATTCGTAAGGTTTGCGATCGCCGTCGTCGTATTTTGGCAGCAGGTCTAGCGATCGCCTCTAGTTTTGGGATCGGTTTGAATGTAGCAAAAATTGCCAATGCCGAAGTAATAGCGCAAGCGCAATCAAATCAGAAAATCAAACAAGTTGAAAAGACTAACTTTAGTGGTTTATTGGTGATCCTGGCCGCCAGATTCAAAATTAAGCCAGAAAAGCGCGAAGATTTTTTAGCCCTGGCCGAGGAAGCGATCGCCCGCACCCAAGAAGAACCAGGCGTAATCAGCTATAACCTGTTTGAAGACCCCAACGAGCCTAATTCATTTATTTTCTTTGAGCAGTGGAAAAGCCGTAAATCTTTGGATGTGCATCTAGAAGCAGATTATACGGCTAGATTATTGGCCAGGTTTGGCGATTTTGTTGATTCGGAACCAAGCACTAAGGTTTATCGAGTGCAGAGCATTGATTTTGTACTGGATTAA
- a CDS encoding putative quinol monooxygenase has protein sequence MSVNFDRLAELSTRQSPIQLFTRTMLLKTGLKGLISIFSVGILTLIPGIVNAQAPLEYELNHQDINNRAAVTKTKQAFSGLPIVVAVMAKVPPENEAAFMAIATKTKELAADDIGILSYDFYKQHNTEDLYLIFIEVSSRKALNKHLDTDHAQEFMAQLDRLVSEPVSSRVFTIRGTDFVLGF, from the coding sequence ATGTCTGTAAATTTCGATCGCCTGGCTGAATTATCTACACGTCAATCCCCTATTCAATTATTCACCAGAACTATGTTGCTTAAAACTGGCCTGAAAGGATTGATTAGCATTTTTAGTGTAGGGATACTGACGTTAATTCCTGGCATAGTCAACGCCCAAGCCCCACTGGAATATGAGCTGAACCATCAGGATATTAACAATCGAGCGGCTGTTACCAAAACTAAACAGGCATTCAGTGGCTTGCCGATCGTGGTGGCGGTGATGGCCAAGGTGCCGCCAGAGAATGAAGCTGCGTTTATGGCGATCGCCACCAAGACCAAAGAACTCGCCGCCGATGATATTGGCATTCTTAGCTATGATTTTTATAAACAGCACAACACCGAAGATCTATATTTGATTTTCATTGAAGTGTCGAGCCGTAAGGCGCTCAATAAGCACCTGGACACCGATCATGCCCAGGAATTTATGGCCCAGCTCGATCGGCTTGTATCTGAGCCAGTGAGCAGTCGAGTTTTCACGATCCGTGGCACTGATTTTGTGTTGGGTTTCTAG
- a CDS encoding TIGR00297 family protein, which yields MSMTQWLIAIGLNSVIGGIALALPKKVLTTAGIIHAWGLGIILWGCLGWRGYVLMVLYLIIGSAVTFVGKDIKTAKGIAEKRDGARGPENLWGSAATGAVCAIAYVLLPNPLWLLAYVASIATKLADTTASEIGKAYGKTTILITNFSLVPAGTEGAVSLEGTLAGVLASLIIAAIAYGIALIGQPLELLWCVLAALIATTAESWIGATLQSKWDWLTNEVVNGINTTIGAIAAVLLSLLASLIRQV from the coding sequence ATGAGCATGACCCAGTGGCTAATTGCGATCGGCTTAAATAGTGTGATTGGTGGCATCGCGCTAGCACTACCCAAAAAAGTGCTTACCACCGCTGGCATTATTCATGCCTGGGGGTTGGGAATTATTTTATGGGGTTGCTTGGGGTGGCGTGGCTATGTGTTGATGGTGCTCTATTTAATCATTGGCTCGGCAGTTACCTTTGTGGGTAAAGACATTAAAACCGCCAAGGGGATTGCGGAAAAACGCGATGGTGCCAGAGGGCCGGAAAATCTCTGGGGTTCGGCGGCAACGGGGGCAGTTTGTGCGATCGCCTATGTTTTGCTACCCAATCCGCTTTGGTTGCTGGCCTATGTGGCGAGTATTGCCACCAAGTTAGCAGATACTACTGCCAGTGAAATTGGTAAAGCCTATGGCAAAACCACCATCTTGATTACTAACTTTTCGTTGGTGCCGGCTGGAACCGAGGGGGCAGTTAGCCTCGAGGGTACTTTAGCTGGTGTTTTGGCATCGCTGATCATTGCGGCGATCGCCTATGGCATAGCTCTAATTGGCCAGCCGCTTGAATTGCTCTGGTGTGTGCTGGCGGCGCTGATTGCCACCACTGCGGAAAGTTGGATTGGCGCAACTTTACAATCAAAGTGGGATTGGCTTACCAATGAGGTAGTTAATGGCATTAATACTACAATCGGGGCGATCGCGGCGGTATTGCTATCACTGTTAGCAAGTTTGATTAGGCAAGTTTGA
- a CDS encoding Crp/Fnr family transcriptional regulator: protein MQTDTFSDIFPLFDAADSETLEWLLSVAVERDYPPGRAVLMEDAWGNAVYFIVSGWVKVRHIRGQDAITLAVLSQGDFFGEMAILDESPRSTDVVAYTPVRLLSIPAQRFIQFLFKDSQLHHRMLQLMVRRLRKANQRSQMRQEAPAVRIARVLVSLADTYGSATDTGVEICNLPDQDVADLSSVSEDESVKVMDKLREKGWIEVNEKEHTMTIVNTKQMQQLAGGR from the coding sequence ATGCAAACTGATACCTTCAGTGATATATTCCCTCTGTTTGATGCGGCGGACTCCGAGACCCTGGAATGGTTGCTCTCGGTGGCGGTCGAGCGCGATTACCCACCCGGTAGGGCAGTTTTGATGGAAGATGCCTGGGGGAATGCGGTTTATTTTATTGTGTCTGGTTGGGTGAAGGTGCGCCATATTCGCGGCCAGGATGCGATCACCTTGGCGGTACTGAGTCAGGGGGATTTCTTTGGCGAGATGGCGATCTTAGATGAATCACCACGATCGACCGATGTGGTGGCCTATACGCCGGTCAGACTATTGAGCATCCCCGCCCAGCGCTTTATTCAATTTTTGTTCAAAGACTCCCAGTTGCATCATCGTATGTTGCAGTTAATGGTGCGACGACTACGCAAGGCCAACCAGCGATCGCAAATGCGTCAGGAAGCCCCGGCGGTCAGGATCGCCAGAGTCCTAGTCAGTCTTGCCGATACCTACGGCAGCGCTACTGATACAGGCGTAGAAATATGTAACCTGCCCGATCAAGATGTGGCTGATCTTTCCAGCGTCAGCGAGGATGAATCGGTGAAGGTGATGGACAAGCTGCGTGAAAAGGGCTGGATTGAAGTGAATGAAAAAGAACACACCATGACGATCGTCAATACTAAACAAATGCAGCAATTGGCTGGTGGTAGGTAG
- a CDS encoding DUF72 domain-containing protein, with protein MNFRIGAAVWAYKGWVGDFYPAKSPASEFLNLYGQRFMAVEGNTTFYHIPDPATIGKWKAQTPDGFKFCPKLPRQITHNGLLANTIESAIVFIELMQQLGDRLGVIFIQLPPSYSPAELKDLQTFLTALVRFNGQDLQGEVNRSSVKDSSELEEIEHGDRTIANSPPTSKANCDQNIIKPIDKSQISKSNRSPKLQLAVEVRHRDWYISPHSDRLTELLQHLGIGRVLLDSRPIYQNADGQKLMQQVQQERRKPNLPLQPIITSEFTLIRFISHPQLEHNQPFLAEWVNYVDQWLSANKEVYFFVHCPIEERSPHNAAHFQKMLETAQVQIPPLPWHELVATTPTQLSLF; from the coding sequence ATGAACTTCAGGATCGGTGCGGCAGTCTGGGCTTACAAGGGCTGGGTCGGGGATTTTTATCCCGCCAAAAGTCCTGCCAGCGAATTTTTAAACCTCTATGGCCAAAGATTTATGGCCGTGGAGGGTAACACCACCTTTTACCATATTCCCGATCCGGCCACGATCGGCAAGTGGAAAGCACAAACGCCAGATGGGTTCAAGTTTTGCCCCAAATTACCACGCCAGATCACCCACAATGGTTTGCTGGCTAATACAATCGAATCGGCGATCGTATTCATTGAGCTAATGCAACAACTGGGCGATCGGTTGGGGGTTATTTTTATTCAATTACCACCAAGCTATAGCCCTGCGGAGCTGAAGGATCTGCAAACATTCTTAACCGCCCTGGTCAGGTTCAATGGTCAAGATCTGCAGGGAGAAGTTAATCGCAGCAGTGTAAAAGATTCGAGCGAATTAGAAGAAATTGAGCATGGCGATCGAACTATTGCCAATTCTCCCCCAACTTCTAAAGCCAACTGCGATCAAAACATAATCAAGCCAATTGACAAGTCGCAGATATCTAAATCGAACCGATCGCCTAAATTACAACTTGCCGTTGAAGTCAGACACCGCGATTGGTATATCTCGCCCCACAGCGATCGCCTGACCGAGCTATTGCAGCATTTAGGCATCGGTCGAGTATTGCTGGATTCGCGGCCAATTTATCAAAATGCCGATGGCCAGAAATTAATGCAACAGGTACAGCAGGAGCGCCGCAAACCCAATTTACCGCTGCAACCAATCATCACCAGTGAATTTACCCTGATCCGCTTCATCAGCCACCCACAACTAGAACATAACCAACCCTTTCTGGCGGAGTGGGTTAATTATGTGGATCAATGGCTGAGCGCCAATAAAGAAGTTTATTTCTTTGTGCATTGCCCGATCGAGGAGCGATCGCCCCACAATGCTGCCCATTTTCAAAAGATGCTAGAAACTGCTCAGGTTCAGATCCCGCCCCTACCCTGGCATGAATTAGTTGCAACTACACCAACCCAGCTTAGTTTGTTTTAA
- a CDS encoding tetratricopeptide repeat protein has protein sequence MVTRIFLCDERTEPDIRLYIKEAIEDIAQGERYIITWSCSNVQSIKVGDKAYFQRVGFAPEGYFAHGEVVAADREYQLRLKYPRYRDLSEAYDIDFYPNNFRVWVAWDSCTDYDRPLPIDDLRQKSQFRGAFFDAPDSGVVFKEQYVPRLDRAWDRHSLNTARQGKAIRLVDIYYAWAQEDAQQGFNEEALDNYALAIATQPDYIRAYIGRGNLYYGLNEYDNAIADYSAATAIRSKLAKIAFYQRGLTYAKLGQQEKAAADYNEALQIDFEYPEAHFGLANSLFKLKEFEKSVASYTQALNFNPDQIQAYYRRGRCYFVLKQLNKAIADYTEAIVLKPDYADAFYYRAVAYSQPELGQDRQAINDLEKAAQLYREQSRLDRYDRAADLLETIAITAKEKAQQKAQAAQSDLSAPSTSSSKQATDSEMRRSTRPTQPPQSTTTANPAQRVTNAPNTPSAPSTPSRSNRDRSENDENRRTSRTTGINRVDDRPAQPEPRVVPQANAEADLAASVDKIEPEITATAYTPASPEEVWGDESETGEQGEVTATAGSDSQTNVTDRDAFSAQGTDLFSDRLAQMDAKPDRVEPDTAEVQSEVQSEVQLTDAGLAKAINQNVPDSKDSGDSSDPAAQLENQPNPTEAIAMPASGGLETDNESDPEPWSLAQSDADELEDQEQSNEFAWLEQELTVGADNIATPSQAVDEQIEDRSDYLADYLTDGNDAQSTSTAEQTVKGKSDRPITNSYASQTDSAPELAQQNKPSENIANPEPIAAIAPEVTQPDEAIEVTPIEVTKTKPATTPAPAPARRIEFADFADELPIKTGNYDAIERAALVIITSQYIRDGWSVRSVEKSKRGYDLACRKDGIREDVSVRGVAGRNPTFELNSDEIREAEYNDNFVLWVVSSALGNYACQRWSGSEILVDFDLKPMSFVAKPKTE, from the coding sequence ATGGTAACCAGAATATTCCTGTGTGATGAGCGCACTGAGCCCGACATTCGGCTCTATATCAAGGAGGCGATCGAAGATATTGCCCAGGGTGAGCGTTATATCATTACCTGGAGTTGCTCTAATGTGCAATCGATTAAGGTGGGGGATAAGGCCTATTTCCAGCGAGTGGGGTTTGCACCAGAGGGTTATTTTGCCCACGGGGAGGTGGTAGCTGCCGATCGGGAATATCAACTGCGACTCAAATATCCGCGCTACCGCGATCTTTCTGAAGCCTACGACATTGACTTTTATCCAAACAATTTTCGGGTCTGGGTGGCCTGGGATTCTTGCACCGACTACGATCGCCCCCTGCCGATTGATGACCTGCGCCAAAAATCTCAGTTTCGGGGTGCTTTTTTTGATGCGCCCGACAGCGGCGTAGTGTTCAAGGAGCAATATGTACCCCGTCTCGATCGCGCCTGGGATCGCCATTCCCTCAATACTGCCCGCCAGGGTAAAGCGATTCGCCTGGTAGATATTTATTATGCCTGGGCTCAAGAAGATGCGCAGCAGGGCTTTAACGAAGAAGCGCTGGATAATTATGCCTTGGCGATCGCCACCCAGCCTGACTACATTCGCGCTTACATTGGCAGGGGGAATTTATATTACGGGCTCAATGAATATGACAATGCGATCGCTGATTACAGTGCGGCAACGGCAATTCGCTCCAAGCTGGCTAAAATCGCTTTCTATCAACGGGGGCTCACCTACGCCAAATTAGGGCAGCAAGAAAAGGCGGCGGCTGACTATAACGAAGCGTTGCAGATTGATTTTGAATATCCAGAAGCGCATTTTGGGTTGGCAAATAGCTTGTTTAAGCTGAAGGAATTTGAAAAATCAGTGGCCAGCTATACCCAGGCGCTGAATTTTAATCCCGATCAGATCCAGGCCTATTATCGGCGCGGCCGCTGTTATTTTGTGCTCAAGCAGTTAAACAAAGCGATCGCAGACTATACCGAGGCGATCGTCCTCAAGCCCGACTATGCCGATGCTTTCTATTATCGAGCCGTGGCCTATTCGCAACCGGAACTTGGTCAAGACCGGCAGGCAATCAATGATCTAGAAAAAGCCGCCCAACTCTATCGGGAGCAAAGCCGCCTCGATCGCTACGATCGCGCCGCTGATTTGCTGGAAACGATCGCCATCACGGCCAAAGAAAAAGCCCAACAAAAGGCTCAAGCTGCCCAGTCGGATTTATCAGCGCCATCAACGAGTTCCAGTAAGCAGGCCACTGATTCAGAAATGAGACGATCAACCCGGCCAACTCAACCACCTCAATCTACAACTACGGCCAATCCTGCTCAAAGGGTGACTAATGCGCCCAATACACCCAGTGCACCCAGTACACCGAGTCGATCGAACCGCGATCGCAGTGAAAATGACGAAAATCGACGTACCTCTAGAACCACTGGTATTAATAGAGTTGACGATCGCCCTGCCCAACCAGAGCCTCGCGTTGTGCCCCAGGCAAATGCCGAAGCTGACTTAGCTGCCAGTGTAGACAAGATCGAGCCAGAGATTACGGCAACCGCATATACCCCCGCTTCACCAGAGGAGGTTTGGGGAGATGAAAGTGAAACAGGTGAACAGGGTGAGGTTACAGCAACCGCAGGTTCAGATTCGCAGACCAATGTCACCGATCGAGATGCATTTAGCGCACAAGGAACAGACTTGTTCAGCGATCGGCTTGCCCAAATGGATGCTAAGCCAGATCGGGTTGAGCCAGATACTGCCGAAGTGCAATCAGAAGTGCAATCAGAAGTGCAATTAACTGATGCGGGGTTAGCTAAGGCTATTAATCAGAATGTGCCAGATTCAAAAGATTCAGGTGATTCATCAGATCCAGCAGCTCAGCTAGAGAATCAGCCAAATCCAACTGAGGCGATCGCCATGCCTGCCAGCGGTGGCCTTGAAACTGATAATGAGAGCGATCCAGAACCCTGGTCATTAGCGCAATCAGATGCAGATGAGTTAGAAGATCAAGAGCAATCCAATGAATTTGCCTGGCTAGAGCAAGAGCTAACCGTTGGTGCGGATAATATCGCTACGCCATCCCAAGCGGTGGATGAACAGATTGAAGATCGATCGGATTATTTAGCTGATTATTTGACCGATGGCAATGATGCTCAAAGCACCTCTACGGCAGAGCAAACTGTCAAAGGTAAGAGCGATCGGCCAATTACTAACAGCTATGCTTCCCAAACTGATTCAGCGCCAGAGCTAGCCCAGCAAAATAAACCAAGTGAAAATATTGCAAATCCTGAGCCAATAGCCGCGATCGCACCGGAAGTTACGCAGCCCGATGAAGCGATCGAAGTAACACCAATTGAAGTAACTAAAACAAAGCCAGCAACAACTCCTGCTCCTGCCCCTGCTAGGCGGATTGAATTTGCCGACTTTGCCGATGAATTGCCAATCAAAACCGGCAACTATGATGCGATCGAACGGGCGGCTTTGGTAATCATCACCAGCCAATATATTCGGGATGGTTGGTCGGTGCGATCGGTGGAAAAAAGTAAGCGCGGCTATGATCTAGCTTGCCGTAAAGATGGCATCCGCGAGGATGTTTCGGTGCGGGGTGTGGCTGGACGGAATCCCACCTTTGAGCTGAATTCCGATGAGATTAGGGAAGCGGAATATAATGATAATTTTGTGTTGTGGGTGGTAAGTTCAGCCCTGGGGAACTATGCCTGTCAACGCTGGTCGGGTAGTGAGATTCTGGTGGACTTTGATCTTAAACCAATGAGTTTTGTGGCCAAACCAAAGACGGAATAG